From the Mycobacterium sp. 155 genome, the window CACCGCGTCGGCCAGGCGGTCGGCGAGCCGCATCGCATACCCTTCGGCCAGACCCTGCCGGGATCCGAATTCGTTGTAGATGGTCTGCCGGCTGATCCCCGCGGCCTGCGCCACATGCGACAGCGTGATGGCCGACCAGTCACGGGTCATCAGCAGGTCGCGCATGCCGTCGAGGATCGAATCGCGCAGCACTACCCGCGACGCCTCTGCATAGGGGATGCGCTGCTTGTCCCGGGGCCGACTCACACGCGCGACTCTAATCCCTCTCGTCGCCGCAATCGGCCTTCCTGCAGTTCCCGGCCTGCTGACCGGGGCTGCGGTCGTGATCAGGCGATCTCCCACCCGGCCGCGGTCACTGCTTGCCGGCGGCTTCCCGTTGACCCAGGACCGAATGCTTGCGGCCGTAGATCGCGTACACCACGAGGCCGATCGCCATCCAGATCAAGAACCGGATCCAGGTCAGGCCGGTCAGGTTGAGCATCAGCCATCCGCACGCCGCGATCGCCGCGATGGGCAGCACCGGGACCAAGGGCGTACGGAATCCCCGCGGCAGGTCCGGGCGGGTTCGCCGCAACACGATCACCCCAGCCGAGACCAGCATGAAGGCGAACAGCGTGCCGATGTTTACCATCTCCTCCAGCTTGCCCATCGGGAACACCGAAGCGGCGATAGCGACCAGCACACCGACGATCACCGTGATACGCACCGGCGTGCCCTGGCTACTGGTCCTGGCGAGCCGGCGCGGCATCAGACCGTCACGGGACATCGCGAACAGGACCCGCGTCTGGCCGAGCATCAGCACGATCACCACAGTGGTCAGACCGGCCAGCGCGCCGATAGAGATGATCTTGGCCGCCCAGTGCACGCCGTTCTGCGCGAATGCCGTAGCCAGGTTCGCCGAGTGACCGTCAGAGCTTCGCAACTCCCGGTAGGACACCATCCCGGAGAGCACTACCGCCACCGCCACGTAGAGCACCGTGACGATGGCCAGCGAGCCGAGGATGCCGCGCGGCACGTCGCGTTGCGGGTTTTTGGTCTCTTCCGCGGTGGTGGCGACGATGTCGAACCCAATGAAGGCGAAGAATACGATGGATGCGCCGGCCAGCACGCCGTACCAGCCATAGTGGCTGCCCGTGGCGCCGCTGATCAACGAGAACAGCGACTGGTCGGCACCGCTGCCGCCCGTACCTGCCTCGCCAGGCGGAATGAACGGCGAATAATTCTGCGGCTTGATGTAGAACGCGCCGACAATGACCACCAGCAACACCACCGACACCTTGATGACGGTGATCACCAGGCTCACTGTGGCCGACAGTTTGGTGCCTCGCGCGAGCAGCAGCGTCACCGCCGCGACGATCAGCA encodes:
- a CDS encoding amino acid permease, which produces MTSRWRTKSVEQSIADTDEPSTRLRKDLTWWDLTVFGVSVVIGAGIFTITASTAGNLTGPAISISFVIAAISCGLAALCYAEFASTLPVAGSAYTFSYATFGEFIAWIIGWDLILEFAVAAAVVAKGWSSYLGTVFGFGGGTLTVGGFEVDWGALLIVAAVTLLLARGTKLSATVSLVITVIKVSVVLLVVIVGAFYIKPQNYSPFIPPGEAGTGGSGADQSLFSLISGATGSHYGWYGVLAGASIVFFAFIGFDIVATTAEETKNPQRDVPRGILGSLAIVTVLYVAVAVVLSGMVSYRELRSSDGHSANLATAFAQNGVHWAAKIISIGALAGLTTVVIVLMLGQTRVLFAMSRDGLMPRRLARTSSQGTPVRITVIVGVLVAIAASVFPMGKLEEMVNIGTLFAFMLVSAGVIVLRRTRPDLPRGFRTPLVPVLPIAAIAACGWLMLNLTGLTWIRFLIWMAIGLVVYAIYGRKHSVLGQREAAGKQ